In Lolium rigidum isolate FL_2022 chromosome 3, APGP_CSIRO_Lrig_0.1, whole genome shotgun sequence, the genomic window GACTCAATGGATGACTTGGTTGTTCATAGTGCAATATGCCCTTAATCTTGTTCTGGTGTTGATGACGACAAAATAAAAGGACTAATGTGTCTGCTAAGTGTATGATGAGCTTTTTTGTCTGATGTGAAACAAGTGTAGATCGACGACTATAAAAAATTCAACTACTCAAGAAGGTGGTTTGTGATAGGTTGCTAATTTATTTTAGTAATAGGGACATCACACTATTGAGAGGGACATGCGGAAGGGCGGAAGAACAAGCTTGTTTCCAGCTCCTAATCAAACTTGTTTACAACCAAAAGTACAAACTAAAAGGCCAACACCTTAAGTTGTTCAATTGAACAACAACCTCCAGATACACTACTTAGTTTTGGTGGAACAATGGCTCTCAGTATTTGTTCAAGTTTTATAATTTATTTGTGGTTCCATCTACGATGATAATGTACGATTTTCGATTGTATGTTACTTCATCTATATCGGTTCAAAGGGTTGCACTTGTAGTAAGAAAGAGATGAGGGATAGCCGGAAAAGACATAAACATGTCAACAATCCTTGACTTGCAATAGGGTGTTCTTGATTGGGAACCCTAAAACTTTAGGCAATGGTTGGACATCTATGTCTTATTAAATCTCTTGCTTGCGAATGTTTATAGTATTAGGATAAATCATTAGGGGTGTAATTGTGCATGTATGTGGACTCATATCTTAGGCTTCGTCTAGCATGAATAAAACTTGGCATTATATTTATCATGCTCGATGTGGAATTTTATGATCCGAGTAAATCCATGCAGCCCTATAAGAACAAACCTTAGGCTTGTCCTTGCTTCAAAAGGATTGGGCCATCTCTGAAGAGCTATATACATTTACCTACAAAATACCTTTCATCATCATGCACATACAAAATTACAAATAATTGTTATCCTTCGTCAATCTTCTTGACCAATACCTTATGTTGGAATGCAATATTTATTGAGAAGTGCTACAATTAATTCCCTACACTTGTGGGTTTCGGGCGTCAGGTGGGACACGTCGGTTGTTCACTTACTGTCGCAGGCCATGTTCATCTACAAGATGATAAGATAGCAAGATAGAAACAAAGAAGGGAGATAGATCCGCAATGACACCTCTGTTCATGATGGGATAAAAAATTCGCGACCTAACACCTGGTTCATgtcaataataaaatggtgtgaATCCAAGCTAGATgagaacatatttaagtctagagTGGATTGCGTCAAGGCGCTTAAGTCGCAAAACCCACATGATTTTCTCAAGGCGCTTGTCGGCAAACCATAGTAAGAATGTCAGTGAGTACATTTATCTATTGATAGAAGCTCTATTTCCACCGTGGAGCGAGATATTGCCAATAATTTTATAGGTTGTGGAGTTTAGTGGCACCTTCCATCGATGCTTCGATTCTTGCAGAGCATGATTGATAGTCGTGCGCCCATTCTTGTGGATGATGGTGGATATTatcaactcgtcaatgcctacagattgtaaacTTAAGGTTTCGTGGAATTAGAGGGCAAGTAGAACTCGAAGGTGGTCAGAAGAACAAAGGTGTCTAACTAAAAAGAAACGGTCGCTAGGGTTTAACAATGATCGATCATTTTCTCAGCCTCACCTTCGCtcttatataggaggcaaagttgaggcttttcgtattgtacaagtataCAAACATCGTGCCGCATTGGGCCTTTCCATATTTTGCTACAAGTTTCCCTATATTGACTCTACTTTCTCAATCCGCACGTAttcatcttcatgggcctccaaaccTTCGGGTCCATGGGCCTTCAACTCCTTAGATACCTAAAAACATGAACCATGGGTATATACGTGACATGCCCATTAGACATACCCATGTCAGGCACATACATTCATGTATTCTTTGACATGACAATCTCAAGCAACATGGGTGGAGTTCCATGGCAAGGTAGGGAAGCTGCCCTACCTAGATTTTTGTCAAAACAAAAATAAGATGCACATGTTTTTTCTAAATAACTTGAGTGTTCATATGTCAAAAAGGGACTTCGTATGCAAtagatatactccctctgttcctaaaAAAGCTTCGCAACTTTTTTTAGATACGGATGAATCTATAGCTAAAACATGTTTATGTAattccgtatctagacaaagttaggAAGctttttttaggaatagagggagTACTTGTTTCAGTTAACACTGGGCAAAACCGATTTCAAACTGAAAACAGAGATTAGGTCTAACATAGACATATACTAGATAATATTGAACTATGCATTACTCATAAGCCGAGAACTTAGAGCTTATCTTGTTATTCGAAAAGCACATCACATTTTCTTGTGGTTTATCGTCTCATTGAACTGGCATTATTTTTAGCGGTGGCGACGACAAAAATTGAAAGGGATTTTCAATGAAAAAGATCTTCAAGACCGAATTGCGCAACATGATGTATGTGATGGCTTCCTAATGACTTGATTAAGTGTTGCATCGAGCGAGCGAGATTAGAAAAGTCTTGATCGATAAAATTTCCGAAGAttttccaaaaaaagaaagttacAGCTTTGCTATCGCCTAGGATTTCTATATATCATTAAAACATCATTATTGATATGTTTTTAGGTTCCacttgtattcaattatgattatgTTTGTGTGCTAAGTGAATATGTGAGAATCATATATAGCATTAATGTTTTGGCGCTATTTTATCTTTGCATTATTCTTTTAAGTTCTCTCCACCTTCGTTCTTTCCGTTGACCTTCGTCAGTGTCTAACAATGATATCATTGTGCTGCAAAGTGCTTTTTTTAATATCATTGGTCACCAATATGAAAAGGGTGCTACCTTGTTGTTATATATCGTCAGTGGGCGACATTTGTGAACATAATCCCAACCCACAAGGCAACAAAAAATTTCCGTTTGCGAAACAATAAGAATATGTGAGAAAGGATGTGGAGTGTGCATTTGGAGTGCTCCATGCTCGTCAAACTAAACATTGGAGAAACATCAATTGTGGGAGGTCGTGACTTCTAATGTCATCATGTAGAACATGATTGTCGTGGGTCCTCTGGTCTCCATGGTCGAGTTCAAAGATATTCTaaaaaaatagcaaatttgtgatccAGGTGTTCATCAACAACTCCGAGATAATGCTTGAGCACATGTGTATACATCAAGAAAATCAATAGTTTCATGTTCATGCATTGTGGTGGTCTGGTGGACAACATATCTCACTTTATGATTTTCACATGTGATTTTTAATTCGAGTTTTGCTTGAACTATGTTATTTAAAAGTTTGAATTATTGTTGAATTAATTTGTGTGGCGAAAATTTCCACGGAGAAGATATCAGCTCCCTTGAGTAACGTGCACATTTGTCGGGAGACCCTCCTCCCCACCCTTCCCACCCGCCCAGAGGACTAATATTTGATTGATGGTGCCTCAGAGATACCCTTAATACTGAAGACAAAATTAAACACAAATACAATCATGTGTATGTATTTTGACAAAAACGAAACGGTAAAAATGAGTGCTAGTTTTACTAAGCAATGGTAACTCTGCTAAATAAGCTCACGGTTGGATGAATTACTCGTCGATCGTCGGGACGTTGCTGGCACTGCGCCTGGCGCTGCTGAATGGCCCGGTAACGGTCCGGCCGACGAACTTGCCGGCCTTGGTGATGCTGTTGCCGAAGGCTCACGGTGCAAGCGGGAACGGGCCATCCGCGGCGCCGCAGTTTTTGGCCCACATAACTCTCTCTGCGGGAGCCCACGATTAGTCACGAAAAAAAAATGGCACATGCAGGCTGGCCCGCAGTTGCCGCGTGACGCCGCATAGGGCAGCTAGTCAGCAAACTCGACGAGGCCCTCCTGTGGCTGCGCGCCAGAGCAGCGAGCCAGCAACAGCAGCTGGTCCCAGCGACGCTGTGCTTCGCATTTAATTTCACGCATGTACTCTATTCCCTCCCCTTGCGGAGCCGTGACTAATCAAACGTTGCGCCAGAGCAGCGAGCCAAGTACTCAGCGACAGCGACGTGACTAATCAAACGCGGCGAGTGCGGCGCCGCAAAATTACGTAGACTAAGCGCGGCGGCTCGCGGCAAACCGCAAAAACGTTGCGGCTTGTGCGGCGTAAACGCGGTCTTCCGCGGTGCGTCCCGCCTGCACCCTGACCGAAGGCGCCGATTCCCGTGCCCACCAGCCCAGCGCCTGACCCAGCCACGGCGACGCCCGATCCCGCCACGGCTGCTCCCGCCGCGACGCCCGTGCCGGCCACGTTGGTGACCGTGGACGCCACGCCGCCCGCTGCGTCCGCGGCCCCGCTCACGGCCCCCGTTCCCTCCCTCGTCTTCCGCCGCTCCTCCATcgtcttcttctccagctccagcGCCTCCAGGGCCTCCTTCTTGGTGTACGGGTGGTACAACACCTGCATATACGAATTACACAAAGCTCGATCGAGTTCTTGGTCGTTCCGAAACAATGTGGCAAGTCGAGCGGATGGATGAGCTTGCCTTGATGGTGAGCACGCCTCTGTCCTTCTTGTCCTTGACCTTGGTGGTGTCCAGGGACGAGAGCAGCTGCAGGTTGATCTCCTGCACGGTCTCGATTCCCAGGTCGCTCAGGGGCAGCTTGGCGATGCCCAGCCTTTTGTCCTGCTTCAGACTGTCCTCGTCGAACACCTCCAGGATGATGTGCTGCGTCTCCTTGTCCTCGGCGATGAGCTCGAACGTCTCGTTCCACTCTGGGTTCAGGTTGTCGTCGATCACCCTGGTCTTCTCCTTGAACATGGGCCGTATGAAGAGCACCACGTAGGGGTCGGACTTGCCGATCAGCTCCTTGTTCTTGAGCGACTCCGCtcgcaccaccgtcaccgtcacccTCCCCTGCGGCTTTAGCTCCAGATCACTGCACGGATACATGTCAAAATACCATTGACATCCTGGCACTCTAATTTCACAGATCGTATATATACAACTCCTGGATGAGAACTGTAAAATTAATGGAACCTTATGTCGACATCAACTCCCCCTATCGGGATGACTATTCTGTGTGGCCACTGGAGCATGTCAGTGATCAGTGATGCCACCGTATCCTACAAAAGGGAGAAATGGCCTACTACTTATCATGTGTAGAAACATATAATGCAAGCAGCAAGAATGGGAGAAAGAAACTCGTCGCATACGTCGATCATGTCTGAAAGTCCAGGCATCGCCGTCAGGCTTCCGCCGACTGCCTTCAGTATGTAATCGATTCTTGGTTTTGGCTGCAAGTGATGCAAAGAAAACCGTTTACGTCGTCAACAAACTAATCCACGGAGAAAGCAATAATGTTCATGGATTCATGACTGGAGAAGCTAAGAAGCGCACCTCTGCCAGAAGAGCAACGACAACAGCAGAGATGCAAGGTATCTCCTCAGACAATTGGAAGACAACACGGATGATGGTGAACACCTGAAGGTTCTTGAACTGTATCCATGCGGAGTAAAAATAAATTAGGGTTGTTTATCCAGTGTAATTTGAATTTCTTGTGCTACTTGCACCTGATGAAAATTGAAAAACTACAGAAAAATTAAGCAGGCCAATTTCGTCAGGCTGACCTGAATTGGGAGTGAAGCAACTAGAGTTTCAACTGCAAGGATGATATTCGGATCCCCACCCCACTTGAAGTCAACGTCCATTGTGATTTGCCCTTTGTTGAAGCTCTGAACCCGAATGCCTGGAAAATACAAGACCAGACATCTTCAGAAGCCTTTAGGAGAAGATCCTTATCTTCTAGTTTAATACTGTAGAACTGAGACCACTTCATTTCTGCAACCTTCAATTTTGGGTGGAACAGTTCCAAGTGAGAGTCTGCTGAACTTCAGCGAGGATATTCCTGCCGGTCGATAGTCGTCGAGTATAGGCTCGACAGAATCCCTGATGACCATGGTTGCTGCCTGTAACCAAATGCAACTGCATATCAGAAGAAATGTTAACAGCAAAAACGTAAGTAGTTTTAGTGCTTGAATGTAACTCTATGGAGATCTTGCCAACAGTTTTCTGAATGAACAATGAGAAGTTACTTGTATGTACCTCCTCAACAAAGGGCCAGAGCTTGCTTAACTTTCTGTTGAGCCATTTAACCTGAAGAAGAAAATCAAATTGCTAAGGTACGAAATCAAGAAAAAACATCGGGTGAGTATATCTTGCAAGGAAAACAGTCCTTGGTAGTTGGTACCATAGCAAAAACAACTCAGTTGGAAAGTAACATCCAGTGTGACAAGGGTATCATCCTGGGACCACATGTCATCCTCCTATTGGATGGTATTTTTTGTCTAATTATAATGATATTGAGGTGATTTTTCCTGACGTATTGAATATATATGTATAAAAGTTGAGGATATGATATTTTTCTTGTATGAACTACAAAGGTCAACTTCTTAgcattattttctgttttgagagACACTGAGTACAAATGCCTAATGGAGCTTGTGCTTGTCCATATTTTGGATGTTATGATTCATCAGGAGCATCAAAAGACCAAAGTAAGTAGTACTTCACCTGGTCATATTCCGGGAATGAGATCCACTGAGGGAGATTGTCTCCACATATTTTCTTCAAATCTTCACGGTTGAGAGATCCAAGTGCATTGATATCGGCAGCCTGTTTCAAAACGAATTTTATTCATAGACTTATCAGAAACTAATCTGCACACACAAAACTACACTTTAATGTATAAAACCCATTTTATCAGCAGTATCAAAAAGAGTGAACTAAATGGAATTCCCAGAATGAATCTACTCTACCGCGTGGCCGTCAGAAACGTATACTTGACACAAATTTCATCCCCCAAAGTTGAAACCTCATATGCAGGAAAGCATTTTACAGGCAAAAATAATCAAGAACTAATCCTGAGAAAATGTTCTTAAGCCTGAAATTTTCCAGCGATTCAACGGAGGCTCCAACCTAAACATTTCTACGATAGGATTTGAACAGATCAAAGGAGGGTCCAAACGTCGCAAGACTGCGCGGATCAATCAATCTACAGTACGTGTAGGTGCACTTGCCTTGGTGCTGCGTTTGGCGGCGCGGCGATTCATGGCGTGCGCCAAGCCGAAGATGAGGGCGACGCCGGCGATGAGTCCCATGAAGATCCCCGATATGAACCCCATTTCTCCTCTCTATCGATCGCCCGGATGGTGAACAGGCTGGGGAACGTAAAAGATCGTAGGATCCTCGATCCAAATTCTATTGATTGATGTTCGCTAACGCGCCATTTGGGGGCGAGTTTTCCGCGTGCAGCAACGTGCGATTGGTGGAGATGGCTGCGATCACGCTTGCTTCTGCATGGTCGGGTCCGTGCACGCTTTTTATTTACTAGTTTTGACGCGTCAGGGTGCCCCAGTGATCGATGAGCTCGATCGGCTCAAGGGTGGAGGTAACGACATTCTTAAGGTACGAAATTGGGAAGATGGACGCTGACAGGTGGGACCAAGTGTTACATCAAAACAAAGGGGCCTATTGAGATGTTCCATGTTGTTGTATCTTCAAAATGTAACCATTAGAGCAACTCTACCAGTGACTGGAAAACAGGCCGAAACCGAAAAATTCCGGCGAAAATACGGGTTCAGGCTGAAAGAGACCTACaacggagcccgaactcgcgACCTGGCCCATAAAAcgagttcgggggcccgagaaactcgacaggccgccccgtattaaaacgggccacggaggggagttcggtttccaaaccctactccccctGCCGCTACCactccccccgccgccgccagcctcctctccggcgagcaatccagctCACAATAGCCTACCTTCGCCCCAGCTCCACGACGCCATGGCCTCGTGTGGTGGCTCTGCACGGTCTCTTCCGTCTTGGCTGAACAAGCGGTCGACGTCGCCATGGCCTCGTGTGGTGGCTCTGCAGGGTCTCCTCCTATTACAACCCATTATTTCTTCTACTGAACTGCGTTATAGAGAAACCTGAACAAGGTCAGGCTCGATGCAAATTCGGTGCTACCAAATGAGAAAAAAAAGACGACGAGAGGGGATTGGGGCTTGGAGCCGAGCAATGCAACGATTGGGGAGCTCGTTATCATTACAATCACATATAATACACTCGAAAGCGTTAGAAGGAACTAAAACATACAAGACAACACACGAACCCAATGCATACTTCGAACATGTACAATAGTGTGTGTGCCATCACATTGGCCTTCCGCCTAATCTCGCGAACTTAACCCCTCCTCTCCCCCTCCCTCGAATTTTGTTGCACCATTTTTGCATCGCTTGAATCTTGAGATCTCCAAACATGAAGCAACAATAATCAAGTGATGCATTCCggtttgagtggagcttgaagagttatcatcaaggtcaagcgggatgtgcaaggcaaaggtatggccttgctaggttttccttttaccggtctcaaggtggttgttgggagaccgggttataggatagatagccgcactatcaagaggggctttcgggtaacttgatcacatcgtcttagggagctcaaccctttgcatactttacatatccctattacttcttggtgtttctctgtgtgaggttcttgagcttgttgctagctttacaacaactccaagttcatcgaaaacggaatccgcatgcatcttctattgcgttttcgagtttggacgtcttcaccgtttcttgacggtgggagactccctctctagaatctctaaaaatatcctgtgaggagtctccatatttcctgtttttgttggggttctatttgtcgttatctttccaacaaaattagtttcatgtcaatcggagttcgggagcatttttgtttaaaaggaaaaaagaaaaggtcTTCAGGGGTCCTGCATTTTCCGGTTCCACGCCCTGCAGTGCCGGCTGTCTCACCGGctggcccggcgccgaccggccctaGGACCGGTGTCATCCGGGGACATTCCAGGGAGCCTGGAACCATCGCCCGGTGGCCCGGCGCCGGCCTATGGACCGGACATCCCGGCACACGCCGGATCCTGCTCCGGTGACATTCGGGCACATATACTGTGAGCCCTGAAGCCGCCCGGTTCTGGCCCGGCACCTCGCCCGGAAGCTGCCGGCTAGCCCGGTCTGAAACCCGGTAGGACCGGGTGTCCCACCGGCCGGTCCGGCACCACGCCCGGTGAACCGGCTGGCTGACCGGCTGGGTCGTTTTTCTGCCCGTtgttctccccaacggttatattttcccttgggctataaatagcccttcttccaccttgggctaagTAAGTTCTTGCACTCTCTCtcttccattgttgactttgaagaacttgccctatctcttgattccccccatgattcttgctcattcttgagggatctaagagaggagatctagatctacaatccccaccaatccatttctcctctaagtgaagggaaccctttggatctagatcttggagttatttgttgatttcctctttgttcttcctctctaatctcatcctagcatttgttgctttggtgggatttgagtgtgaagaatttgaacacctctagtgttcttgctttgcatcattgcatagtgttgagctctccaccacgattagttcgagtgacagACCGTGAGCttattactcttggagggagacctcctagttgacttggcggttggtgctccggtgatctcttcaacgaagattgtgaagaggcccgggcttctccttcgtggagcttgtgaagtggtttggAGCttcccatctccggagtggaggaaaagttaACCATAagaaaagggccattatccttcgtgggtttggcccggagaatagggtgagccttcgtggcgttggggaatccttcgtgggacctccacccctccaaacgtgacgtaccttcttgcaaaggaagggaacacgggaatacatcctcgtctccgcgtgcctcggttatttctatgccCGAGCttacttttcttgtgatagccatcgagcttaaagtatctattatatcttgctatcacttgttattcatatatatatcttgtgcctatcttgcttatctctagttgttgttgttgcacttacaagggtttgtgcttgtagaataaacatagtttaattccgcattcttacaagccaaattcgtaagagtttttaaaactcctattcacccccctctaggcgacatctcgtcctttcaattggtagaacttgaatcgaggatgatcgcactcaaagaagccaaggcgatgaaggagctcttggccaaggagagggagatcatgatgatgcgcaccgaggacatggacgaggatcagctggcatggtggaaggagaccaaggcggacatcatgaCGAGGAAGATGCTTGCGCGTCAAGCTCGTGCTGCAAGTGCTGTTGGTGCGTCGACTCATCatggtgagtctccggcgagtggtggcgGCGCTGGCGATGGACTCGTTGATGGTTGATCGCATTGATGGTGTTGGTGGTGGATTGAACATTGGctatgatcgcgttgtgatgtaaaaactatgaattatgcatcacatattttggatgtgctatgtttgatcaAAAATAGTTGTCTGAAATTgttgtctaaaaccctgttttgaggggttggaaactcgtccgagctagcagatccCGTATCCCATCCCGTAAAACAGAATCTTCCGTAGGATTCTGTTTTCCGGGTGGAGATACGGGGCTGCTAGCTCGAACGAGTTTTCAGTCGGTGGAAAGTGAATACAGGGTCCTCTACTTGCGTTTTACGGGACGGAAAAATATGGgggttctgttagagatgctctaagctagaTAAATTAGCTTAAACAAGGAGCTAGTATGGCTAATCTTTCTATGGAAATCATAAGCATAGGGGTGcagcccctgctcgccccccaTGTCTTTGTTCCTGTATGTACGAGAAAGCATCCGTACGTGTGAGAAAAAAAATAGCGAGTGCATGAAATATTTTTAGCGGATAAAATACGTCtcatacatgcatgcatgaaaTTTTGTTCACATTGATTTATATCATGGCAGTGTTAAGAAATAACTCAGTCATGCAGATCATAAAGAACATCCACGATAAGTCTAGACGAAGAACATGCGTCAAAGTCGAACCTTGTACCAGCTATAGCTTTGATCCATTCATATGGTGGTGGAATCCATCCATCCGATCCATGTTCTTGTACTTGTCTAATCATTGGCACCACATACTTATCA contains:
- the LOC124697694 gene encoding calcium-dependent lipid-binding protein-like produces the protein MGFISGIFMGLIAGVALIFGLAHAMNRRAAKRSTKAADINALGSLNREDLKKICGDNLPQWISFPEYDQVKWLNRKLSKLWPFVEEAATMVIRDSVEPILDDYRPAGISSLKFSRLSLGTVPPKIEGIRVQSFNKGQITMDVDFKWGGDPNIILAVETLVASLPIQFKNLQVFTIIRVVFQLSEEIPCISAVVVALLAEPKPRIDYILKAVGGSLTAMPGLSDMIDDTVASLITDMLQWPHRIVIPIGGVDVDISDLELKPQGRVTVTVVRAESLKNKELIGKSDPYVVLFIRPMFKEKTRVIDDNLNPEWNETFELIAEDKETQHIILEVFDEDSLKQDKRLGIAKLPLSDLGIETVQEINLQLLSSLDTTKVKDKKDRGVLTIKVLYHPYTKKEALEALELEKKTMEERRKTREGTGAVSGAADAAGGVASTVTNVAGTGVAAGAAVAGSGVAVAGSGAGLVGTGIGAFGQGAAFGNSITKAGKFVGRTVTGPFSSARRSASNVPTIDE